The following is a genomic window from Mauremys mutica isolate MM-2020 ecotype Southern chromosome 4, ASM2049712v1, whole genome shotgun sequence.
GCTTGAAGTCGAAACCAGGTCAGCCCAAAGAGCTGGATCGCGGCAGGGCTGTCTAGCATTGATACGATCGGTATTTTATTTTTTCGGCTTCCTAGGCTCCTGTCCTGTTTTAGCTCTTTCTCGATAGCCCCTGTCTCTCGCTTTCCATTTCACCCCCGGCTCGGGGGTTGCTTCACTGAGAGGGAAGGTGGTGTCCGGCCCCAGTGAGCCAGCGCTCCCTTGCCGAAGGAGAACCGACGGGGGAAATGCCCCAGGATAGGAGCGATTTCACTGTAGGCGAGGAAACACTTGGGTGGCTGGGTCCTTGGGGGGGGTCTCTTCCCAAGCCTCCTGCAATAAACAACCGTGCAGATAAGGGCGACAGAGACCGGAGACGCGGAAAACATTGTCATTAGGGCAAGGGACTCGTTTAAATACATTCAAACACCTCCCAACCTAAATTCCGAATAATTCGCAACTAAATCGACCCCTCAAGCTACTTATTGACCTATCGCGTCTCAGCCCCCCACATGCCTGCTTAACACAGAAGGTGGTGGAAGGGGGAACTCGCGAGTATTCGTTTAATAAGGCTATACGGAGCGAGATGTTTTCTTCTTACGGAGAGTGGTTCGAAAGGGGTGTGAGACCCGTTTGAAGGTGGAAACTTCTTGTATGTTCCTAGCACTGCTTTTGTTTCGTTCTCTTTCGCTATGGTCCGGCTCTCGGATAGCCCGTGTTTGTACATACTCAGTTATTGGTGAAGGTTTGCTCCGTATGACCCCCTAAGTGTTTGGAATAGCACAGAgacaggttgggggtggggagaagcgtAAATCGCTATCAAACTGTTTCCCTGCTAGTAACACAGCGTGCAGCGGTATACAGCCCTGCCTGGCTCGGTGGTGGGCCAGTACCAATGCAACCGGCTTAGGTGGGGTTCGAATAGATTTGGACTGGGAAGGTGATTAATCGGGGAAAGGATCTTGGCTTTGGAGTCAATATTCGAAAAGCGTTTCTCCCCCAGGCAGTCCCGTGCCGCTAACCGTGTTGCTTAAAATGTGTGATCTTCTTGATTTTAGTATCCCGCTTTATGGGGCCGTCTTCTGGAATGAACATGGGCGGCATGGGGAGCTTGAGCTCGCTGGGAGACGTTAGCAAGAGCATGGCACCTCTCCAGAGCACTCCGCGGAGGAAACGCAGGGTCCTTTTCTCCCAGGCCCAGGTTTACGAGCTGGAGAGACGTTTCAAGCAGCAGAAATACCTCTCGGCTCCGGAGAGAGAGCATTTAGCCAGCATGATACATCTCACTCCGACTCAGGTCAAAATCTGGTTTCAGAACCACCGCTACAAGATGAAACGCCAGGCCAAAGACAAAGCTGCGCAGCAGCAGATGCAGCAGGACAACAGCTCTTGCCAACAGCAGCAGTCTCCCAGAAGAGTGGCGGTGCCCGTGCTTGTAAAGGATGGCAAGCCCTGTCAAGCCGGCTCCAACACACCGGCGGCAGCTCTCCAGACCCATCAGCAGCAGGCAGCTGCAGCAATCACAGTGGCTACCAATGGCAACAGCCTGGGACAGCATCAGAGCCACCAGCCGAACAGTGCGGGGCAGTCTCCAGACCTAGGACAGCACTCAGCCAGCCCTTCGTCTCTCCAGAGCCAGGTCTCCAGTTTGTCTCACTTAAACTCTTCGAGTTCTGACTATGGCACTGCCATGTCTTGCTCTACCTTGCTCTACGGTAGGACCTggtgaaaggattttttttttttggtaaagaaaGCTCAGAGGCGCCCAGTCACACAAATCTCTGCCCTgttcaaactatttttttttatttttattttttaacgagcGGTTCTTTGAGGAACCCCtaacacagagagacagagagtgacTTTTAGGTTGTTAAAtgggtatttaataaaaataaataaatcatggaGCAGTTGCAGAACAGAGCCCATGAGTGGTCATGGTCTGAAGGCTTGGATTTCAAATGTACACTTTGCCAGCGAATAGACCTTGCATGTAAATATAGAGATTttcggaggggaggggggtgggcgtttcccccccaaaaaaccattCGTGTCACCCAGACAAAAGGAAAGGCCCCCTTTCCTttctactcccccagcccagccgccgggGCCCGCGGATGGAGAGATTGATTCGTCACAGCTTggcatttttttcttcccttaCTTTCGATGTGAACCTGTAGCTGTATAATACTGTCAAAAGTTGGGCTAACCCCATAGTTTTTAGTAACCTGTATATTTTGTTgtaaaaaaaatacaatcaaCCAAATCAAACCAAAACACACACCCGACCTTTTTTATGGACATTGGACGATCCGTGTAAATCCTTTGGCAGTTTGTTATTTCCGCACGTCTCCTCTTTCTGTTGTAAACTTATGTAGATATTTGGCTTAAATATAGTTCCTAAGAAGCTTCTAATAAATTATACACATTCCAAatattctttttattattaattattattatttcctttGGCTTTCCCCCGTagatctctctccccacccccgaaaACAATTGGGGATGCTCATAAATACTGACGCTAACAGCAAAAAGGCCCAAATCTTgcgcccgttgaagtcaatggggaagtTCGgcccattggtgtcaatgggaagcaggatcaggcccatggtcTGGAGAAGTGATAAGCAAATATACGTGATAACTATATTCCTGTTTTATCTAGTGAAGGAATCGAGTCCGAATTGATCAGCTAGATATCAGGCTAGGGAGCCCACAGCACATGGCTTGTTATTCATAGAGAAAGGAAAATATTCCAGAAGCAGTCAATGCAATTCCAAAAGGCATTTAAGAGAAGTTAAATGTCTGAGGTTATTAGAAACAAACTAACGAGTCGCCCACTGACAGGCTAGCAAATGCAACCGTTTTAAAGCGTGTCCACTTTTAATAACTTGTACAAAGATCATTTCTACCAGGTTTTATGTACTTGTATTTTAAGGAAAGTACAGTCACCTTATTTATAAtcaaaataaaatggtagtttatGGTGTCCGGCGTGTAGTttgaattaacttttttttataaaactGTATTTCATTTTATACGCACACAGGCGCAAACGCATCACTTCAGTTTGTCCTGCAGCTTTCCTCTTTACAAACCAGGCAGGGGAACTACTTTGCTTGGGGGCGCGTTTCGTTTTAACGCAGATTGCTTTTGCTTCGGTGCCTGGAGTAGGCTGTAAAGACACAGGTGAAGGGGAGGGGACGTATGTTTGTAGCTGAGAAACAGACGTGCATGTGTTAGTGATGTAAACACTATAGGGATTCAAGAGAGGTATGTGTTAACTTCGGTGTAAATAGACAAAGTAGATATTGTGAAATAGCTTTTAACTGGACAATCAGCAAATATATTAAATTCACAAGCCTTTTGGCCCATTATCCCTTTTGTGAGTGTAACTGAAAATACAAAGTGCCCAGTGTTAATCTATCCCATCAAGGACCTCAGACCCTAATTTCCTCCAAATCGCCGCCTTAGTTGTAATTTTCCCTccgatttttaaattaaaacgcGGAAATAAGTCTCATAATTCAAAGATTTCTGAAATGCTGAAGAATCACGAGCCAGTGCCTGTTATTTGAAACGGAGCGAGAAAGGAGTTAGCCAGGAGTGGAAACAAGCAAACAAATCTACAGTTTTTGTAGCAGCGCCGGAGGGCTCTTATCATCTTCGATACCCTTGTGTTACTGAGAGCTTGGATAAGAAAAAGGAAACAGAGTAAAAAGATTATCGGATCCTTCTGTTAAACTGGAGGACATCACGTGTGTCAGCGGGAATTTCAAGCCCCTCGATTTTTATAGTATTCCGTAGGTTGATAGAGGAAGATTATCAAATGGGCTAGAACATATTTTAACGTTACTTTTTTTTCTCTATTAAGAATATTAATTTCAAATGTGCAAGTACACGTCAAAACTAGCATCCAGAGAGCCTAAACTAAGTGCTCGGTGCTGTCATTTAAAATAGAAATACACGGGGAAATTGGTTGGAATTTCTTTGCGGTGTTAAACTTCTGTTCTTAGGTCCTGGCCCAAGGGGAGATCTGTGCATATTTAATGCTATACATTTTTTAGTAGGTCTAGTTCCTCTCTCCCGATGTTAAAGAAATGCTATGCTTAAATCGACATTTGCCCTTTCTTGGGATTTCTTTTAGACTCCTTCCAAAAACTGGTAATTTTCAGACTCGAGGGGAACTAGCAGTAATTGGAAAATCCTAGAACTATTTTCATGGAAGGGCGAAATAAAGTTGGCATGTTTAGTGTGGAACCAGCTAGCGACTTAACAGAATAGACTTTAGGCAATAAATGAATTTTATTGTATCCAGACAACCTCATAAACACATATTTGGTGGTGGGTGTAATTACTGTAATGGATTATTATGTACACTGGCTTATCTTTCTTAAACTAAATTTAGTTTCGATTAAATAAACTCGTTTCCACTTTGTCTGATGTCGGCTTAGTTTAAAGTCTGTTTACTTGTTCCACAGAAAGGTGAATTCATCTCTTTATAAAGCACTAGAGACCAAGCAAACACAattcaaactgtatttacatatcAATCAGgagaaatgcaaacaaactgcCTCTTTAACAAATTTATAGAGTTTTTTTATGACACCGTATTATTAGCCTTTTATCATAGACTTCTTTGTACAGCCAGTTACGTCTGCCATTACGATCAAGATATTCCAataacttttaaaacattttaatctaAAATATCCCTTGAGTAGACTCGCGGGAATTGGCCCACTGTATAGCTTTCCTAAATTAAAATATATGCTACTATGTAAACCCTTGCCTCTTCCCATGCCACTGATTTTCAGTCGCTTGTTAATCAATGCAGAACTCGAATAATGGGAAGTTAAAAaggcgggggcggagggggagctAGAACAGTGATTAAAATCTTTGAAATGATGGAAGAGAAATACATTTCCAAATGTCTCCGATCACATATACAAATCAGACCACAGGCACCAGATCTATATTTTGTAGTTAAAGAGATCTAATAAAGAATGGCTGTTTCCTCCTTCCGCTCCCCCTGGCACTGCCTATAGATGTACGAGATTTGCTGAGGGCATTTTTTTCCCTGCTGTAAATAGGAGTTCATGCTTGAGTGCCATGAAGTGTGTGGATGTAGTGGCACAGCaggctggagaaaaaaaatcagggctTCGCCATATTTGCTGTTCGGTATGAACACATTTTTGTTTCAAACCAACGTCCTTTTACCACCAGTAGCTGAGGAGTCTCGGAAAGAAACACAATCAGAAGGATCTCCAATCTTGGGGTCTGAGCCAAGATGATATTTCTGTTCCCTGAAGTCAGAATAAGAAGCAGTGCAGGGATGATTATTATACACACGAGAAAACCAATCGGGATGCTAATCTAGATGTGTATTGCCTGCATTTTAGTTCAAAAGGCAGTTCAATATCCTAATACAGTTAGTTGTTTAAAGTTCAGATCCCAAACAATGTAATCTGAGACAGCTCTAAAAATGACACCACAGAAAAAAAGTATATTAGCAGTTTTATTGCAGACAGCAGGTAAAAGGGCCTCGCTGGGGAGTGAGCTCTATTCTAACTACTCATGGCGACTGCTTTTACAAAGGGAACTTGGAGGTAAACACTGAATGGCTCCTGAAGAATTTCAATCCTTTCATGGCAATGTTTGGAGCAAAGTTGACACTATCTTTCTATCTGACCAGCTGTTCCTCTTATGATTCCCATCgaaactgccccctcccccaacaagtAAATGGTAATATTTTATGTATGTATCAAATGGGTACAAAGATAGAAATATTGTCTTCTATGGCAAATTGATGATTAACACGAAATGAGATCTGGTTGTCTCTGGCTGCAAGCACATTAGGGATCAGGTAAGGTCAACGCTTTATATATTGTCTTTTTCTCTAAGGCTTCTGGTCAGTTTCGGATAAAGAAAGTGAGTAAGATGTGTTgtcataaaattaaattaaaatactatTTAATGCTTAAAGTAACTGAGCATGCCGAGAACCTAAAATGGAAAACGTTAGTTCTGAGATTCAAGCTTAGATTTAAAGGTtcggttcttttaaaaaaaaacttgatcATTTTTATAATAATAGTGAAGATATGAAAACCAGTTTTATGAGTATGACTTCATTGATCTAAGCTGCCATATATAAACTTCTCTAAAGTagtatgtttaatttaaaaaatatttacaatgTAATTAGCAATATTTAAGCCGTTTTAATAATTACATCCATATCTCACATTAACAACAATATGTGAAATTGactaatatactttttaaaaatatttttctatttgaTAAACACACTGGGGCTATTCATGTGATTTTTAATCAACGTGTGGGTTGCATCTCCCTAGCAAATGAATTTACATAATGATCTTGCTACACTTAAAAAGTTTTCTATTGATCAGAACTGCTAATATCTTTCCATACATTGCTTTATCATTGCAATGGTTCTTTAAAGTGTTTCTCGGGGAAGCACTTAATTGATTAGATATTCAGAAAATGTGTATACCAGAGATTAAGACAACATAGTTTCAATACAGAAAACTAAAGGAAGAGTAAGATCTAGTGGCCTTTTTCTTTGAGAAAGTGAATTTTCCCAAGTAATGCTGTGCTAAAAGCATCCAAACATGCGCACACCTGGGAACTTTGAAGGAACAAACTTTCTGTTTCATATTAAAGGTGCAGCTGAAGTGGCTGAGTTCATTTCAGTTTGTTAGTGACCTAATAATGTAACTGCAGGACGCCGCTCTTTTGGAGTTTCTCTCAGTGCTTTTGTTTGGCAAACTTTTTTTGTTTCTCAGAAGCACTTATAAATAATATACTTTTGTGTCCATTTTTGTTTTGATCATTTACTCCCAACATGCCGATTTCTTAAGatatgtattattattaaaacaGAGAATACAATCAATCATGGTAGTAATAAAATATAGCCACCTTAGCGTTCTCCTGCATCAGTTTAttttattgaaagaaagaaaaaaagagtatTTAACACGGacagttaaaaaaatataaatactaGGCACAACCTGCATAGATGCTGCTCTGACAAGCTGATTTATCTCTGGAGCATTTAGAACCCAATAGGCTCAGTTGAAGAAAATGTTACATTGAAACAAAACTGAATAGTTAAGTGAAggtgggttgttggtttttttattattattatttgtgattttttttcattttttctcctcttccctctAACATCTATTGTTAATTATTTAAACTGTTAAAATTATTTCATCATTTCTAGCTCCTAagaacatttttatatatttttaaaaggtttgtcCTTAAAACACTTCGAGCCTCGGTGTGTGCTTGGAAAAATTTGACTCGATTTCTCCTGACAGGTAATCGTTTTCTGAGGTTTATCTCCCAGATAAAAACAGAATGGAGCATAAAATGAAAGGCCTTCAAGATCAGCTAAAACATAGTATGCCAAAGTTTTCTCtatgttttaaaaacatatcCCTCAGTATGGAATAGAGGGCCTGATTTTGCTCCCATTTAAATCCaggggagttttgtcattgacttcaatggaagtaggAGTCGGTTTAAAATGATCACCATTTATAATTTCACTAAAGTGAGAAATAACTCTTCTGAAAGAGTCTTTGCTCATTTAATGTAGTGATCAGGCAGATTTTAGGAGTAGTGGGTGGTAACAATTTTCAATGAAGTTCGATTTATTGTGACCTACACGCAGCCTTAAAATAAATAACAAAGGAGTTTTGTATGTAAGGTGCTTAGCTcgttaatttaatttatttgtttgtttatggaATATGGAAAAAAGCCCAATAATTCTAGACTGGACTGTTGCAGGTACTACAATGGAAAATCCCAAAGTATAAATTGAGAGCTTCTTTTACTCTTTATCATAtatggaagggggcggagggggaagagACAATTAAAAACACCAAGCTGATCATTTGTTTTACTCAAATGCAAATGCCAACCCTACGTCCAATTAATAATTTCTTCTAATTGTGATGCTTTATATTATTTATGGCTAATAACATGGTATCCTATTTAAGTATGCTTATGACTAATGTAATCAAAAGTATATGGACCAGCATACACAACAATTGCTTAGTACTGAAGTTATAGAGAGAAAGGTTTATGAAGAACACTGCCCATTAACTAAACAGACTTTCCCTTTCctagctagtgtgctaaaaaaaGAAGGAAGTGATACACCCGAATAAACACACCAGCTGTGCctcctaacaaaaaaaaaagtgtgtgaatTCTCCTGTTGAAGCAATGTGGGCAGGTTACAACTACCCCAGCACTGTCGTCTGTTAAACGTTAATAGCTGACAAACGTTTCGATTTGAATACTTTTTCATGCGACTAAAATGTGCTCAGGTACATTGATAACAGTACAGTCCTGCCTAAATCCCGCTGGTTTGACTCACGGAAGTAATCCAATTTAACTCAGTGGGATTAGGTGCGTGAGTAAAACCATCACAACCTGGCCCATTTCTAGCTATTTGAATTCTATCCGGACAGCTAATAAGAGGCAAAGATGCTGCCAGCATTTTGCTACATACGCCTTAATCTTGTAACTGCTTATTTACTCCC
Proteins encoded in this region:
- the NKX2-1 gene encoding homeobox protein Nkx-2.1, which codes for MSMSPKHTTPFSVSDILSPLEESYKKVGMEGSNLGAPLAAYRQSQVSQPAMQQHPMGHNGTVTAAYHMTAAGVPQLSHTTMGGYCNGNLGNMGELPPYQETMRNSASATGWYGANPDPRFSTISRFMGPSSGMNMGGMGSLSSLGDVSKSMAPLQSTPRRKRRVLFSQAQVYELERRFKQQKYLSAPEREHLASMIHLTPTQVKIWFQNHRYKMKRQAKDKAAQQQMQQDNSSCQQQQSPRRVAVPVLVKDGKPCQAGSNTPAAALQTHQQQAAAAITVATNGNSLGQHQSHQPNSAGQSPDLGQHSASPSSLQSQVSSLSHLNSSSSDYGTAMSCSTLLYGRTW